Proteins encoded within one genomic window of Saccharopolyspora pogona:
- a CDS encoding GcvT family protein has protein sequence MTTTPRVVIIGAGIVGANLADELTERGWTEVAVVDQGPLPLTGGSTSHAPGLVYQTSASKVMTELATYTVEKFKSLDVDGAWCFNQVGGLEVATTAERLADLHRKQGWATSWGVPGEVVGPQRCAELHPLLDRERVLGGFHTPTDGLAKASRAVVAVAHRAESRGAVFRGSTRVVEVLQQGGRVTGVRTDGGEEIPADIVVSCAGFWGQAVGELVGMKVPLLPMAHQYVRTGQIAELLGRNDERIEARLPILRHQDHDLYYREHNDCLGIGSYAHRPMPARLSELPEVDDDDLTEAAMPSMLPFTEEDFAPSWEHSKVLLPSLREAKIESGFNGIFSFTPDGGPLVGESQQVAGFWIAEAVWVTHSAGVARAVAQLLVDGRSDVELHGCDVNRFDEIETTEAYVSETSQQNFVEIYDVRHPLQPKLSPRDLRVSPFHARQKELGAFFLEAHAWERPHWYEANARLVKELPADWQPPSRDAWSAMFHSPIAAAEAWKTRTAVAMYDMTPLKRIEVSGLGAIEFLQRLTTGKMDKSVGSVTYTLALDKAGGIRSDLTVARLGEHLFQVGANGNLDLDYFLREAPDDHSVQIRDITGGTCCVGVWGPLARDLVQPLSGDDFSHEALKYFRLKHAHIAGTPVTAMRLSYVGELGWEIYTSAEYGQRLWDVLWEAGQPLGVIAAGRAAFNSLRLEKGYRSWGSDMTTEHNPYEAGLGFAVNKKKTGYVGYDAIAGLSDEAVIRRLACLTIDDGRSVVLGNEPVFLDGEAAGYVSSAAFGHTIGKPIAYAWLPASATAGTSVEIQYFGRKVRATVAVEPLVDPEMARIRR, from the coding sequence ATGACCACCACCCCTCGTGTCGTCATCATCGGAGCCGGGATCGTCGGTGCGAACCTGGCCGACGAGCTCACCGAGCGCGGCTGGACCGAGGTCGCTGTCGTCGATCAGGGGCCGCTGCCCCTCACCGGAGGCTCGACCTCCCACGCGCCCGGTCTCGTGTACCAGACCAGCGCCTCGAAGGTCATGACCGAGCTGGCAACCTACACGGTGGAGAAGTTCAAGAGCCTCGACGTGGACGGGGCCTGGTGCTTCAACCAGGTCGGCGGCCTCGAGGTCGCCACCACCGCGGAGCGGCTCGCCGACCTGCACCGCAAGCAGGGGTGGGCCACCTCCTGGGGGGTGCCCGGCGAGGTCGTCGGGCCGCAGCGGTGCGCCGAACTGCACCCGCTGCTCGACCGTGAGCGGGTGCTCGGTGGGTTCCATACCCCGACGGACGGCTTGGCCAAGGCGTCCCGCGCCGTCGTCGCAGTGGCCCACCGCGCCGAGTCCCGCGGTGCGGTGTTCCGCGGCTCGACCCGCGTCGTCGAGGTCCTCCAGCAGGGCGGTCGGGTCACCGGTGTGCGCACCGACGGCGGCGAGGAGATCCCCGCCGACATCGTGGTGTCCTGCGCCGGGTTCTGGGGGCAGGCCGTCGGTGAGCTTGTCGGGATGAAGGTGCCCCTGCTCCCAATGGCCCACCAGTACGTGCGCACCGGGCAGATCGCTGAGCTCCTCGGCCGCAACGACGAGCGGATCGAGGCACGGCTGCCGATCCTGCGCCACCAGGACCACGACCTCTACTACCGCGAGCACAACGACTGCCTCGGCATCGGCTCCTACGCCCACCGCCCCATGCCAGCGCGGCTGTCCGAGCTGCCCGAAGTCGACGACGACGATCTCACCGAGGCGGCGATGCCATCGATGTTGCCGTTCACCGAGGAGGATTTCGCGCCGTCCTGGGAGCACAGCAAGGTGCTGCTGCCGTCGCTGCGGGAGGCGAAGATCGAGTCCGGGTTCAACGGCATCTTCTCCTTCACCCCCGACGGCGGACCGCTGGTCGGAGAGTCCCAGCAGGTCGCCGGGTTCTGGATCGCCGAGGCGGTGTGGGTGACCCACTCCGCGGGTGTCGCCCGCGCCGTCGCGCAGCTGCTCGTGGACGGCCGCAGCGACGTCGAACTCCACGGTTGCGACGTTAACCGGTTCGACGAGATCGAGACGACCGAGGCTTACGTCAGCGAGACCTCGCAGCAGAACTTCGTGGAAATCTACGACGTGCGGCACCCGCTGCAACCGAAGCTGTCGCCGCGCGACCTGCGGGTAAGTCCGTTCCACGCGCGGCAGAAGGAACTGGGCGCGTTCTTCCTCGAGGCGCACGCCTGGGAGCGGCCGCACTGGTACGAGGCCAACGCGCGCTTGGTCAAGGAACTGCCGGCCGACTGGCAGCCGCCGTCGCGCGACGCTTGGTCAGCGATGTTCCACTCGCCGATCGCCGCGGCGGAGGCGTGGAAGACCCGCACTGCGGTCGCCATGTACGACATGACCCCGCTCAAGCGCATCGAGGTCAGCGGCCTGGGGGCGATCGAGTTCCTGCAGCGGCTGACCACCGGCAAGATGGACAAGTCAGTCGGCTCGGTGACCTACACCCTCGCCCTGGACAAGGCCGGTGGTATCCGTTCGGACCTGACCGTCGCCCGGCTCGGCGAGCACCTGTTCCAGGTCGGCGCCAACGGCAACCTCGACCTGGACTACTTCCTGCGCGAGGCACCGGACGACCACAGCGTCCAGATTCGCGACATCACCGGCGGTACCTGCTGCGTCGGCGTGTGGGGGCCGCTGGCGCGTGACCTGGTGCAGCCGTTGAGCGGCGACGACTTCTCCCACGAGGCGCTGAAGTACTTCCGCCTGAAGCACGCACACATCGCCGGCACCCCGGTCACCGCGATGCGACTGTCCTATGTGGGCGAGCTCGGCTGGGAGATCTACACCAGCGCCGAATACGGCCAGCGGCTGTGGGATGTGCTGTGGGAAGCGGGGCAACCGCTCGGTGTCATCGCAGCCGGGCGCGCCGCGTTCAACAGCCTCCGCCTGGAGAAGGGCTACCGGTCGTGGGGCAGCGACATGACGACCGAGCACAACCCCTACGAGGCCGGTCTCGGGTTCGCCGTGAACAAGAAGAAGACCGGCTACGTCGGCTACGACGCGATCGCCGGGCTGAGCGACGAAGCGGTCATCCGCCGTCTTGCCTGCCTGACCATCGACGACGGTCGTAGCGTGGTGCTGGGCAACGAACCTGTGTTCCTCGATGGCGAAGCCGCGGGTTATGTGAGCTCGGCCGCGTTCGGCCACACGATCGGCAAGCCGATCGCCTACGCCTGGCTCCCCGCGTCGGCAACGGCAGGCACCTCGGTGGAGATCCAGTACTTCGGGCGGAAGGTGCGCGCCACTGTCGCCGTCGAACCGCTGGTCGACCCGGAGATGGCCCGAATTCGCCGCTGA
- a CDS encoding GntR family transcriptional regulator, with product MMPVTTARQELESSTTSLADRAYAAIQDQLIMLDIPPMAPIDDLALSESLGIGRTPVREALKRLEVDRLVISYPRRGTFATGVDITDLAYISEIRVQLEPLAARRAAENAGKAVREKLAELADTIQDNDVLTMSRHELMQWDLRVHRSIYRAAGNPHLEDTLVRYNNLATRIFCVFLERITHFDRHIEEHVGLLRAVADGESRRAEKIARDHVTGFEKAIRAII from the coding sequence ATGATGCCCGTGACCACTGCCCGACAAGAACTCGAATCGTCGACCACCTCGCTGGCCGACCGCGCCTACGCCGCGATTCAGGACCAGCTGATCATGCTGGACATCCCGCCGATGGCGCCGATCGACGACTTGGCGCTGAGCGAGTCGCTCGGCATTGGACGCACCCCCGTCCGCGAAGCCCTCAAGCGTCTCGAGGTGGATCGTCTGGTGATCTCGTACCCGCGTCGCGGCACCTTCGCGACCGGCGTGGACATCACAGACCTCGCCTACATCTCCGAAATCCGCGTGCAGCTCGAACCGCTGGCCGCCCGCCGGGCCGCCGAGAACGCCGGGAAGGCCGTGCGCGAGAAGCTGGCCGAGCTCGCCGACACCATCCAGGACAACGACGTGCTGACCATGTCGCGCCACGAGCTGATGCAGTGGGACCTGCGGGTGCACCGCTCGATCTACCGCGCAGCCGGCAACCCCCACCTGGAAGACACGCTGGTTCGCTACAACAACCTCGCCACCCGGATCTTCTGCGTGTTCCTGGAACGCATCACGCATTTCGACCGGCACATCGAGGAACACGTGGGCCTGCTGCGAGCGGTCGCCGATGGCGAGAGCCGGAGGGCCGAGAAGATCGCCCGAGACCACGTCACCGGATTCGAGAAGGCGATACGGGCGATCATCTGA